The genomic interval TTCTACTCCCACAACTGTCTTTAGCAGTAGTTTGTATCTCAGCAATACAAGATGAAATGATATAGTattctccattctttgcattACTGTAATTGTGACAGGGCAAGACAAACCTGAGGCCATTTGGGGTTTAACTATAATTTTATCTCCCTGATGGAGAATCCAATGGGAAAGTACCCAACTCTATTCTAGGAACTTGAATTCATGATGCTCCAGCTAATTtaccttagcttctgttaaactgcctgTTTGCACAAATCTCCCCTGGGAACAGCAGAGTGAGATACCACGATGTCTTTAAAATGCCTTTGCTCTAAATGCTCAGGACTACACTTACGTCCTAAATGCAGCCCTGAGTGTATTTCTGGCCATTTGGAATAAAGACTTCCAACTGGCTATAAACTGTGTCTATGTGGTCATCTCTGGTGGGCTCCCTGTAACATAATCCCTCAACTCATTTGGGTCAGTTCAAAAATCAGATGGACAAGTATATAGTTAATATCCCCCTTGGTAAAATCCAGCCACCTTCTGAAACTACAAgtagttttgcctttttttttttccctcctttgagATAAGGTTGTCCAGCCTGGTCCCAGGCCAGGGTCAAGTAAttctccagcctctacctcccaagtagaGACTACAGGTCTGTATAACTGTACCTTATTCCCAAGTTAGTTCCTCTTATGAACATCAATATGTTCTCTTTTAATGCTGGAGTTTTCCAAAATTCCCATAGTGATGTTCATATAGGTGTTCCCTTAAAGGCCAGGTTTTCATTATCCCTCTCCTTAACCATATATCCAGGCTACTGACTATAGCTGTAGTGTCATGATGTCAGTAACAACCCACACATAAGAGCTTTTACCAGTGTCAAAATCCTTCCATGACTGCAAGGAAAACAGCATTTTATTGAAACTCCCTGTCTAAATAaatattgctgtgatgaaacaccatggccacagcaactcttataaaggaaagcatttaattggggctggcaaacagttcagaagtttagtccattgtcagcatggtaggaagcatggcaacaggtAGGCAGATATGCTGGAGTTTTACACCTGGAGggacagacagcaggaagagacagtgtgAGCCACTGGGTCTGGCTGGAGCTTCAACATTTCAAAGCCCACGCCCagaaacacacttcctccaacaagtccacacctcccaTCCTTGccagaaaatgtggttcgtttatacaatggaatactttatttcataatagctagaaaatggaaacaacccagatgtccctcaactgaagaatagataaagaaaatgtggtgcatttacacaatggaacactattcagctattaaaaacaagaatatcctgaaatttgcagacaagtgcgtggaactagaaaataccctgagtgaggtaacccagatccaaaaggacattcCTTATAACGGTTAACAGCCATAAAGTCCAGGGtaatcatgctataatccacagtcccaaagaagctaaataacaaggagggcccaagggacaACGCTTGAATCTCTCAAAGGGGGGAAATAAAATGGTCATTTCGGGTGAATGGAGGAAGGGAATTGGAAGAGAGAGGggatgtgggggttgggggagggttggaatcaggtgtagggagagctAGGGACAGAGGCCTGGGCTAGTTAACAGAAATTGGCAGCTGCTGCGGTGAGGTTGGGGCACTCCAGGGGTCTATGATGGATTTTCTCACTGAGGCTCCTAGCAGTGAAAGATATGGAGTCTGGAGTGGCCACctactgtagccaggcaggactccagTGGAGAAATAAGGGCagcaacccacctacaaaaccttTAACTCAAAATGTGTCCCGCCttcaagatgtgcagggacaaagatagagcagagactgagggaatggctaaccaatgatTGGCTGaacttgagactcatcctatGGACAAGAACAAACCCttgcactattaatgatactttgctatgACAGAGGCCAAGCAAAACTGTCCTTTCAGAGGCACCACCCAGAAGCTGACCGGAAAAGACGCAGAGACTCACAGCCCAACATTAGAGCTcagaagtcttgtggaagagtgaagGGAGGGATTGAGGGACATGGaagggatagaaactccacatgAAGgccaacagagccaactaactTGGACATCTGGAGGCTCCCAGAGAATGAACCACTAACCGAAGAGCACATATGGACTGtacctaaccccccccccccttgtagcaaatgtgcagcttggtcttcatggaggtcccccaacaactggagcaggggctggcTCTGTTGCCTACCTGTGGACCCTGTTCCCCttactggactgccttgtctggcctcagttggagaggatgtgcctagtcctgcactgacttgatgtgccaagctGGGTTGGATCCTGTGATGTGGGTCTTCCCCTTCTCAGAAAAGAAGAGACTTATGAGGGGAGGACTGGGAAGAAGGGGACtacaatcaggatgtaaaatgtataaataaatttagGGGTGGGGGAAGGTCTGAATCCACTTCCCTAAAAGCAGGCAGACCCGCTATCTCAACATTGAATGAATATTGTTCACTGATAGAACACAAATGTATGTGGACtaagagaaatatttaaagagtTTTATTCCATATTGTTCGAGTAGTTAGTGCTTAGTAATCAAATGTATTAAAGTAAAATGGAGTTGCCATTCCCTaggaatctatgggggccattttcattcaaaccactacacaaccacccagagctctttttcctctctttaaaCACAGTGGTGGCTTTCCAGCAGGAAAAACACTAGCCTTAGAACTCCTAAACATAACTATATAACTCTTTATTGGTCAACTGAGTTCTGTATCCAAGACACTATCAATACTATATACATCTAGCATAATTTCACACTATTCCAAAATTAGTTCTAAGGGGAAATAGTTTTCTTCTTGGTAAACTTACTAAACAAGTATTATTCTTTCAGCTCTATATTTCTACTGCAACACATTaatggtgtggggggggggagggggtcccACACACCATTAATGTGTTGCAGTAGAAATATAGAGCtggtcccttcctcctccttagGAGCACAGAAGTTCTCACATTCTTATTACTGGGTTGGATAAGTGATCAGCTCTCACACTAAAGTTATCTAGGTCCCCACTAGCATTTACATGCTTTATTTACACAGCATTTACTGTGAAGAGACGTtaggaccaaggcaacttatagaagaaagcatttaactgggattTGATACAGCTTCCAAaggttagttcattatcatcatggtaaaGAGTGTGGTGGCAGGCATGCATGCACGACACTGGAGTAGTGACAGCCACATTCTGATCCTTGGCCAAGGTGCAgggtagaggaagagggaggagatggacaaagaaaaaaagacactgggcctggcatgggtttttgaaaccttaaagcccacacccagtaaCACAAATGCTCCAAcaaaggctacacctcctaatccttctcaaacagttccactccctggagagtaagcattcaaatattctatgggccattctcattcaaatcgtCACATCACCTTTGGGCATCAAGTATGCCCTAGAAATAACAAAAGGCATTCTTTCCCAGAAATGCTAAGGGTTTTAGGAGCCCTACAACAAGAAGTCTAGACAAAGACTGTGCTGAGTGTCTGTTGGCAGCTTGTATGAAGGTGTTAACAATGCAAAATGGAATTAGATGGCATCCAAATGTATTTTGGGGTCAGGTTTCCTAAATGATTGGGTTAGGAAAGAGGCACTCTCCAGAGTGACAGAAGTTCCAGTCTTCAccaaagggagggggaaaggttGTGAAAGAACtatataagaaatattaaaaatattaaaccagCCGCATAGATAAATCACAAAAATATGCTGGGTGAATCAGCAAAATCACAAGAGTTCATTATGATTATAGAAGTAAATTTATATTAAGCTGAAGAACAGGCAAACTCCATTTGTGGTAGATGAGAAAACAGTGACCCCAATTGTGAGGAAGGAAGGCACAGTTCTGATGGAAATACAATGGGAGAGTTCCAAGGAGGGGAATGTTAGGCGTCTTGATGTGTGTGGGTTATGGTTACATGGAAACACACACGTGAAAGATTAAGCATCAAACTATGCACACTCATAAACCTGGAGAACATTAGAGAAAATGGAATAAGAAACTCCCACgttgagaaaaaaatatgacaaaTCGTTCtacaaaagaagtaaaaaaatggaggaaaaacAGACAAGATAATCATGGTTACGATTAAACCTTACAAACGGGCAGGAAGAAATGTGAAAACCATTTTCGTGTATACATATGAGGCCAAACAGACgaagattaaagaagaaaaaaaaaaggagtaaatCCATATAACGATTCTTTCTCACTATTGTTTTGCCTATCAacaccttctccttcccttcaggGGAAAAATAAACTCTCGCATTTCATTACTAAGCTTTATATACAAACTCCGTTCTAAATCTTTTAAACGACTACAAATTTCATTTTCCAgagggttggttggttgttttaaaATCGTTTGGGTAACTAGGTTTGGAACGCCTAGGAATTCTTACTAAGAGCAGTGGAACTTTATTTCTCCTTCCCCTAACGGCTTTTTAATTCAGCCGAGCTTCAGGGATGAGGCCCCACACGTGAAGCCAGGGCCAGCAGAGTGAGACTGAAGAGGCCACCGAAGCCACAAACCAGTTTCTGCCTCCCCGAGACACCCGCTTGAGGTACGGCCCTGCCGACCAATCACAGCCAGGAGTCGCCCGTGGCACAGGGGCCGCCCGGCCCTGCCTTCCGCCCTCCCGCCTGCGCACAGCGCCCCCGACCGGTAGGAGGCGGTCTCGACCAGCTTGGAGAGTTCAGTGTCGCGCTGTCTCTCGCCTCTCCACCACCACAGTCCTCGCTGCTGCCGTCGCTGCTGCCGACATGGTTGAAGCCGACCGTCCAGGGAAGCTCTTCATCGGGGGTCTCAACCTCGAAACCGACGAGAAGGGCCTCGAAGCCGCTTTCGGCAAGTATGGCCGCATCATCGAGGTGCTCCTGATGAAGGACCGGGAGACCTCCAAGTCCAGAGGCTTCGCGTTCGTCACCTTCGAGAACCCCGCGGACGCCAAGGCCGCCGCCCGAGACATGAACGGCAAGTCCCTGGATGGTAAGGCCATCAAGGTGGCCCAGGCCACCAAGCCGGTGTTCGAGAGCGGCCGGCGCGGGCCCCCTCCTCCCCGCAGCCGCGGCCGCCCTAGGGGCCTGCGCGGGACCCGCGGCGGCGGCCCGAGGCGCCCTCCCTCCCGGGGCGGGTCGGCCGACGAAGGCGGCTACACCGGGGATTTCGACCTGCGGCCTTCGCGGGCCCCTATGCCACTGAAGCGCGGACCACCGCCGCGCCGGGCCGGGCCTCCGCCCAAGAGAGCAGCGCCGTCGGGCCCGGCGCGCAGCGGCGCGGGGATTCGCGGGCGGGCGGCGGGCTCCCGGGGACGAGACGGCTACGGGGGCCCGCCGCGCCGGGAGCTGCCACCGCCGCGCCGCGACTCGTACCTGGGCGCGCGCGACGAGGGCTATTCGCCCCGGGAGAGCTACTCGAGCCGCGACTACCCGAGCGCCCGAGACCCGCGCGACTTCGCGCCCTCGCCCCGCGACTACACCTATCGCGACTATGGCCACTCGAGCGCGCGAGACGAATGCCCTTCCAGGGGCTACTGCGAGCGCGACGGCTACGGCGGCCGCGAGCGCGACTACTCCGAGCATCCGAGCGGAGGCTCCTACCGCGACCCCTTCGACAGCTACGGGGACCCGCGCGGAGCCGGCCCTGCACGAGGTCCGCCGCCATCTTACGGCGGGGGCCGCTACGAAGAGTACCGCGGCTGCTCGCCCGACGGCTACGGCGGCCGCGACAGCTACCGCAGCGAGCGCTACTCGAGTGGCCGCGAGCGCGTGGGTAGGCCGGAGCGCGGGCTGCCGCCGTCTGTAGAACGAAGCTGCCCGACGCCGCGCGATTCCTACAGCCGCTCGGGCCGCCGGGCGCCCCCGAGGGGCGGAGGCCGCGTGGGAAGCCGCCTGGAGCGAGGGGGAGGCCGGAGCAGGTACTGAGCCCGCCGGCCGCTGGCCTCAGGACTGGCATCCGAAGTCAAGAAAAGAAGAATCAGTTTCCTGGTAACTCATCCAAGGACTAGTCCTAAGAAgagttgtttttcttatttttaccgttttaagattttttcccccttgttaACTTCCTCTGCATTTTGatgcacttgagaggcaaaaaaaaaaaaaaaaaaaaagttaaaactcgTTTAATTTCATTTTGGAATTGTTAAACGTTTCAACAAGCTGGTGTTAAAAGTATGACTTGAACCTGCGTAGTAGTCTTCCTTGTCGTTCAAAGTAGTTCCCGTAAAGGCTTCTTCCCTTCCAAATTTGCCTGATAAATGAGGCAAACGGTTCTATGGTCTTTGCACAGAAATCTTGCCCACCTAAATCGGAAAAAGGATTGTGCCCCTTCAGACCAAACTGGGTATTGGGGAGAAAGAGTTGGGGGGAATTGGTGTTTGCTGCTCGATTTCAAAGTGTCTTTCAAACTGAATCTGTTTCCAgtattaaaaaccaaccaaacagcaaCCAAACCCACTTAGACCAGACGCTGTGTAAAGAAGGTGCCCATCGATCGATGAGTCCAAAGCAAATGGATGCTGGCTTTTAACTTTTTTGACTGCTTTGCcgattttgctttttctttggagaTCTGCagaatctcctgtctcttccttccccaaGATAGCATTTACATGATTGGAACATCGATGGAATGCTAAATTTAAAATTTGACCAACCAACCACAAAGCTGAAAAACAACCCAAAATTACCTATTGat from Arvicanthis niloticus isolate mArvNil1 chromosome 1, mArvNil1.pat.X, whole genome shotgun sequence carries:
- the Rbmxl2 gene encoding RNA-binding motif protein, X-linked-like-2 — its product is MVEADRPGKLFIGGLNLETDEKGLEAAFGKYGRIIEVLLMKDRETSKSRGFAFVTFENPADAKAAARDMNGKSLDGKAIKVAQATKPVFESGRRGPPPPRSRGRPRGLRGTRGGGPRRPPSRGGSADEGGYTGDFDLRPSRAPMPLKRGPPPRRAGPPPKRAAPSGPARSGAGIRGRAAGSRGRDGYGGPPRRELPPPRRDSYLGARDEGYSPRESYSSRDYPSARDPRDFAPSPRDYTYRDYGHSSARDECPSRGYCERDGYGGRERDYSEHPSGGSYRDPFDSYGDPRGAGPARGPPPSYGGGRYEEYRGCSPDGYGGRDSYRSERYSSGRERVGRPERGLPPSVERSCPTPRDSYSRSGRRAPPRGGGRVGSRLERGGGRSRY